A single window of Selenihalanaerobacter shriftii DNA harbors:
- a CDS encoding DUF362 domain-containing protein, with protein sequence MLRERRIKESKVAIGEGLEGDVIRNLLDDLNINQKINQDDTVTITPNWVNTNTPETGTVIGPESLRQLIQYIKEESPARIVVATGSGGTETTKVIKQTGYQQVIDEEGIEFVDLNYGPYEEFEIDHPKINNIKLNKLLIETDFLISYTQIKHHEEATVSLGIKNIALAWPPAELHGFPKAGKGIHEYLHEFITAMGELIPIDLTILSGDQGMVGTGPSNGKPVNADLVVTGTDPVATDVVGARLLGFRQQAVHYLHNLIRLEIGEGDLREVNLMGMSLDQAEQKFSQAAYDYKIVLDKRDILPLHLRPKKGSKK encoded by the coding sequence ATGTTAAGGGAACGGAGAATAAAAGAAAGTAAAGTCGCCATTGGAGAAGGATTAGAAGGAGATGTAATTCGAAATTTGTTAGATGACTTAAATATTAATCAGAAGATAAATCAAGACGATACAGTGACTATTACCCCTAATTGGGTCAATACCAATACTCCAGAGACAGGAACAGTAATAGGTCCTGAATCATTGCGGCAGTTAATTCAATATATTAAAGAAGAGTCACCAGCTCGAATTGTAGTTGCTACTGGATCAGGAGGAACCGAAACAACTAAAGTAATAAAGCAGACAGGGTATCAACAGGTTATTGATGAAGAAGGAATAGAGTTTGTTGATTTAAATTATGGACCTTATGAAGAATTTGAAATAGATCATCCTAAAATTAATAATATAAAGCTAAATAAATTATTAATTGAAACTGATTTTTTAATTTCTTATACTCAAATTAAACATCATGAAGAAGCAACAGTTTCTTTAGGAATTAAGAATATTGCTTTAGCGTGGCCACCAGCAGAACTTCATGGCTTTCCGAAAGCTGGCAAAGGGATTCATGAATATTTACATGAATTTATTACTGCTATGGGAGAGTTAATTCCTATTGATCTCACAATTTTAAGTGGCGATCAAGGCATGGTAGGTACTGGTCCTTCTAATGGAAAACCTGTTAATGCTGATTTAGTAGTAACAGGAACTGATCCGGTGGCAACGGATGTAGTAGGAGCTCGTTTATTAGGCTTTAGGCAGCAAGCAGTACATTATTTACATAATCTTATTCGATTAGAAATAGGTGAAGGTGATTTAAGAGAAGTTAATTTAATGGGGATGTCTCTTGATCAAGCAGAGCAAAAATTTAGTCAAGCAGCTTATGATTATAAGATTGTTTTAGATAAAAGAGATATCTTACCATTACATTTACGACCTAAAAAAGGATCTAAAAAATAA
- a CDS encoding DUF401 family protein → MELVGVLLGFVAILILNSRKVNMGLSLIIGSIVAGLFSGMSIKMIGITIFDSVVEPVALQLIIVVTVVSGLGYILKETGDLNNMIDALISLVKDGKILSMLLPALIGTLAVPGGAILSAPMVNESGDRIDLDKGRKTAINLFFRHILLFVYPLYGALILTADMFSVEKIFIIKYNALVMLGGVVAAYFAFFNSSHQENEENKEGRNNTMQDLSTFLISFLPILTIIILAIVFKVPFYLATIAGVLIAVSKNMPDGNFVKEYSKRLKDFLVKGVNYKMPVLIIGVMAFKAVVEGSGAVNGVADFLTSTGLPLSLMITVLGLITGYLTGMTMAAMGILIPIFMPVMPPEAIGAYITLLFTTAFVGYLISPIHLCLALTKEYFESRFKSVYLLTAIPGAVMIIIALIQVMVS, encoded by the coding sequence GTGGAGTTAGTAGGAGTATTATTAGGATTTGTAGCAATTTTAATATTAAATTCTAGAAAAGTTAATATGGGATTATCCCTAATTATTGGATCAATAGTTGCTGGTTTATTCTCAGGAATGAGCATTAAGATGATAGGCATAACCATATTCGATTCAGTAGTTGAACCTGTAGCATTGCAGTTAATAATTGTAGTTACGGTGGTTAGTGGTTTAGGTTATATTTTAAAAGAGACCGGGGATCTTAATAATATGATAGATGCTTTAATTTCTCTTGTAAAGGATGGTAAGATATTAAGTATGTTACTACCAGCTTTGATAGGAACATTAGCAGTTCCAGGAGGAGCTATTCTTTCGGCCCCAATGGTGAATGAAAGTGGAGATAGAATTGACTTAGATAAAGGGCGCAAGACAGCCATTAATTTATTCTTTAGACATATTCTTTTGTTTGTTTATCCGCTTTATGGAGCATTGATCTTAACGGCTGATATGTTCAGTGTAGAGAAAATTTTTATTATTAAATATAATGCTTTAGTTATGTTAGGAGGAGTGGTTGCTGCTTATTTTGCCTTCTTTAATAGTTCACATCAGGAGAATGAAGAGAATAAAGAAGGTAGAAATAATACTATGCAAGATCTTAGTACGTTTTTAATAAGTTTTTTGCCTATTTTGACTATTATAATTTTAGCTATTGTTTTTAAAGTACCGTTTTATTTAGCTACTATTGCTGGCGTACTTATAGCAGTTAGTAAGAACATGCCTGATGGTAATTTTGTAAAAGAATATAGTAAAAGACTTAAAGACTTTTTGGTTAAAGGTGTAAATTATAAGATGCCAGTTTTAATTATTGGAGTAATGGCTTTTAAAGCTGTAGTTGAAGGTAGTGGAGCTGTTAATGGAGTAGCAGATTTCTTAACTAGTACAGGATTACCTTTGAGTTTAATGATAACAGTATTAGGGTTAATTACTGGATATCTAACAGGAATGACTATGGCAGCTATGGGAATTTTAATTCCAATCTTTATGCCGGTTATGCCTCCTGAAGCTATAGGAGCTTATATCACTTTATTATTTACTACTGCTTTTGTTGGTTACTTAATATCACCAATTCATCTTTGTTTAGCATTAACTAAGGAATACTTTGAATCAAGATTTAAATCTGTATATCTACTTACAGCCATTCCAGGGGCGGTTATGATTATTATTGCCTTAATACAAGTAATGGTAAGTTAA
- a CDS encoding Ldh family oxidoreductase: MNETSEESVVKLDVRGLREFAESILQEVGLTEENAKTFADSLMYASLRGIDTHGISRLPIYVKRLEKGIMNSSPRPKFVRQSFGTGILSGDNGPGQINGTIGMKKAIEIAGPNGAGFVAIKDSNHFGAAAYYAKQALAHDMIGLAFTNSQPNMVPYGGGEPFFGTNPISAAIPTKQELPIIIDLATSKVARGNIILAAKEGEDIPEDWAVNSEGESTTNPKEALEGAVLPMSGAKGYSLAILVEVLSGILAGGGFSSQIKSLYNNFEEPQKVGHFVGVINPADFISIDIFKSQVDQMIREIKKIQPGIRFKEVFLPGELEEYKKKDRLQEGIPLTKGVVEDLKELQNQHGIELHI, from the coding sequence TTGAATGAAACAAGTGAGGAGTCGGTTGTTAAACTTGATGTTAGAGGTTTAAGAGAATTTGCAGAAAGTATTTTGCAAGAAGTTGGTCTTACAGAGGAGAATGCTAAAACTTTTGCTGATTCATTAATGTATGCTAGTTTACGAGGAATAGATACCCATGGGATTTCTCGACTACCTATTTATGTTAAACGTTTAGAGAAAGGTATAATGAATTCATCTCCGAGGCCTAAATTTGTAAGACAGTCATTTGGAACCGGTATTTTGTCCGGAGATAACGGACCAGGACAGATTAATGGAACCATAGGAATGAAGAAAGCGATTGAAATAGCAGGTCCAAATGGAGCAGGCTTTGTTGCTATTAAAGATAGCAATCATTTTGGGGCAGCTGCTTACTATGCCAAGCAGGCTTTAGCACATGACATGATAGGTTTAGCTTTTACTAATTCACAGCCGAATATGGTGCCTTACGGTGGAGGAGAACCATTCTTTGGAACTAACCCTATTTCTGCTGCAATCCCTACTAAACAAGAGCTGCCGATTATAATTGATTTAGCAACCAGTAAAGTAGCCCGAGGAAATATTATTTTGGCTGCTAAAGAAGGTGAAGATATTCCAGAAGATTGGGCAGTAAACTCTGAGGGAGAATCTACTACTAATCCAAAAGAGGCACTAGAAGGTGCAGTCTTACCTATGAGTGGGGCTAAGGGATATAGTTTGGCTATTTTAGTAGAGGTATTAAGTGGTATTTTAGCTGGTGGGGGTTTTAGCTCTCAGATTAAGTCATTATATAATAATTTTGAAGAACCACAGAAGGTAGGACATTTTGTAGGGGTGATAAATCCAGCAGACTTTATTTCTATTGATATTTTTAAGAGTCAAGTAGATCAAATGATTAGAGAAATTAAAAAAATACAACCAGGGATTAGATTTAAAGAAGTCTTTTTACCTGGAGAACTTGAAGAATATAAAAAGAAAGATAGATTACAAGAAGGAATCCCATTAACTAAAGGAGTTGTAGAAGATTTAAAAGAGTTACAAAATCAACATGGAATAGAATTACATATTTAA
- a CDS encoding MBL fold metallo-hydrolase produces MELKQVKERVNYIASPTNLGVIEADTGVVLIDSGVDDSVGKRVLKILEKEGFEVQAIINTHSHADHCGGNAYIKEETGVEIYAPQIEAGIIQAPYLEPLYLFSGASPIEELKNKFLMAKPSQVDNILDGDKERLTIGNTNLKSIPLSGHSPNQIGIEIEDVLFCADSIFSKAVLRKHKIPFYTDIDSQKETLSFLKNSDYESYIPSHGKPIDNIDELVEANLEVIEEVEEYILEVLVDKQTTENILKELVTHLKIKLERNQQYFLMKTATMAYLSSLYNRDKLESSIENNLLLWKRK; encoded by the coding sequence ATGGAATTAAAACAAGTTAAAGAACGAGTAAACTATATAGCAAGTCCGACTAATTTAGGAGTTATAGAGGCAGATACAGGTGTAGTCTTAATAGATAGCGGTGTTGATGACAGTGTAGGAAAGAGAGTATTAAAGATTCTAGAAAAGGAAGGATTTGAAGTGCAAGCCATAATTAATACACATTCTCATGCTGATCATTGTGGTGGTAATGCATATATAAAAGAAGAGACAGGAGTTGAAATTTATGCTCCTCAAATAGAAGCAGGCATTATACAAGCACCTTATTTAGAACCTCTTTATCTTTTTTCAGGAGCCAGTCCTATTGAAGAGCTAAAAAACAAATTTTTGATGGCAAAACCTTCACAGGTAGATAATATTCTGGATGGAGATAAAGAGAGATTAACTATAGGCAATACCAATCTGAAATCAATTCCATTGTCAGGACATTCTCCTAATCAAATTGGTATTGAAATTGAGGATGTTTTATTCTGTGCAGATTCTATTTTTTCTAAAGCTGTTTTAAGAAAACATAAGATTCCTTTTTATACTGATATAGATAGTCAAAAAGAAACTTTAAGTTTTCTTAAAAATAGTGATTATGAATCATATATTCCATCCCATGGTAAGCCTATAGATAATATTGATGAACTAGTTGAGGCTAATTTAGAAGTTATTGAAGAGGTAGAAGAATATATTTTAGAAGTTTTAGTTGATAAACAGACAACAGAGAATATTTTAAAAGAGTTAGTGACTCATTTAAAAATCAAATTAGAAAGGAATCAACAATATTTTTTAATGAAGACAGCTACTATGGCTTATCTTAGCTCTTTATATAATAGAGATAAACTAGAATCAAGTATAGAAAATAATTTGTTATTATGGAAAAGAAAATAA